Below is a window of Solanum stenotomum isolate F172 chromosome 7, ASM1918654v1, whole genome shotgun sequence DNA.
ACACAGAGCATCATAAAGATTCAAAATAGGCAAGGGTCCATAGCTGAATTAAAATTTAGTAACACCCTTTTCAACTGTGTTTCTGGCAGTAAGCAGATAATGAGCATACTATGCATGCATGATATATCTCCTTTGAGCCTACTATGTGTTATTAGTAATACACAGGGAAAGCTCGTTGCATGTCGTTGGAACAGGTTTCAGGTTGGACTCTATAACTCAACTATCCAATCGGTTGACTATTCAACATGACAACAAATCTTAAAGCATATATAGAAGCTATTACACATTTGGGGGTTAAGAATGAGGTCAGATAGATCATGTCTGAGGTAAACTTACGCATCATCGATGAATTTTGCTGCCACCATCACACTTGTGATAAGTAGTCGGTGAACATTGAGGGAAGTTAAATGAGCACCAGTGCATTCAATGAATCTCTCCATGTATATGTGTGCAACCACAAAGCATGAAGGGCTGCAACATGAATACTTATAAATGCGATCCAAGTACTGTTCAATACTGAGAGAGGGGGCTCTTGATCCATGAAATATTGTGATCACGTCTTCACTTTGTGAACTTTCTAATAAGCTTTCATTATTTTGAACAGACCTCTCAAGAAGTGTTGAAAGAAGCGATAAAACTCTGGGTTTCCCTGATTTTTCCTTGCCAGATATCTTCAGACCCAATGCTAAGTACTTTTTCGAGCATGTGACCTCAGGTTCAGGTGCCAAAGTTCCCATGTCCTGGAGATCATAGATTAAATGGCATCAACACACTGGAAAATTGCAAAAGTATCATCTGGAATGAGAACTACAAAATATATGAAGCAGTTAAACATTAGTAAGTCACTGTAAGATTTCATCTGATCTGCCTCAGGAAGTAATCAAGGAATTGAAGCAGGGAATGTATCTTTGACTCTTAGAAGTTAAACTTGAAAGGGTGCGGTCAATAGTCATGGTTAAGGAGCTTCTCTTACTTATCTCCCAATACAACAAAACAGAAGTTATATAAGAGTTTCTTGTTATGAACTTCAGTTTCCCCTTTCTCTACCAAAGAGGCTAAAGCTTTTCAGACCTATCATCTAGTAGAAGAATGTTCACATTTTCTGTTAGACTGCACTTGATAAAAATGACAACAAAGACCAAAGTTTACAACAATGGAACCATTTGCTTAGAAGTAAGCAGGGTGGTGAACTTGAATTCTAAAAAGCCTTGTTTTGCTTAGGCTCTTTGCAATAATGTGGGGAAGAGAAGTCAAAATTGCtgattttttcatacaaaatgtTTATTATCCTTCATGAACGGTCATAATTTTGGGGTACTACCCAACTCCTCAAACAAGACAAATATAATCCATGAAAAGTAAATTAATTACCAACATTTACATGCTCAATTTAGGAAATGTCAAGAGTTTCCAGCTAAAACATTCTACGGTGTTAAAAGTGCAACTTGTTGCTCAACACTAACACTCTCTTACACAGTAATGTGAATCATAAACCACAAACAATTGACCGAGAACGTTGCTTTATCTGTTGAACAGAAAAGTAC
It encodes the following:
- the LOC125871648 gene encoding cyclin-P3-1 codes for the protein MGTLAPEPEVTCSKKYLALGLKISGKEKSGKPRVLSLLSTLLERSVQNNESLLESSQSEDVITIFHGSRAPSLSIEQYLDRIYKYSCCSPSCFVVAHIYMERFIECTGAHLTSLNVHRLLITSVMVAAKFIDDAFYNNAYYARVGGVTTKELNKLEMKFLFGLDFQLHVNVQTFGSYCSLLEKEGTVGLQIERLIQACRINESWSNKDDSTWSQIAR